A stretch of Lysinibacillus agricola DNA encodes these proteins:
- a CDS encoding HesB/YadR/YfhF family protein, with protein MNIALTDEALQWFKNEMEVGSGDTIRFYARYGGSSPFHEGFSLGMTREEPIEIGVKTVIDDVTYYIDEKDIWFFNDHNLYVDVDATNDELKYEYKK; from the coding sequence ATGAATATCGCACTAACAGATGAAGCTCTGCAATGGTTTAAAAATGAAATGGAAGTAGGATCCGGAGATACTATTCGTTTTTATGCAAGATATGGTGGTTCCAGTCCTTTTCACGAAGGCTTTTCTCTTGGTATGACACGTGAAGAACCAATCGAAATTGGTGTGAAGACAGTGATTGACGATGTTACCTACTATATTGATGAAAAAGATATATGGTTTTTCAATGATCACAATTTATATGTAGATGTGGATGCTACAAATGACGAATTAAAATATGAGTATAAAAAATAA
- the parE gene encoding DNA topoisomerase IV subunit B, whose protein sequence is MANKQSPSVYNDDAIQVLEGLEAVRKRPGMYIGSTDGRGLHHLVYEIVDNAVDEALAGFGSHIIVHIHKDQSISVRDFGRGMPTGMHKMGKPTPEIIFTVLHAGGKFGQGGYKTSGGLHGVGSSVVNALSSFLEVTIHRDGKKYRQRFENGGHPVTTLEEIGQTKQTGTLVHFLPDDTIFSVTKYNYDTLAERLRESAFLLKGLKIELIDEREEGKSDVFFYENGIEAFVAYLNEEKDVLHPVKYVEGIQDDIEVEFAFQYNDGYSETILSFVNNVRTRDGGTHETGAKAALTRVFNEYARKIGLLKEKDKNLEGTDIREGLAAIVSVRIPEHLLQFEGQTKGKLGTSEARSAVDSVVSEQILYVLEENAELSASLVRKAIRAQQVREAARKAREDARNGKKSKKSSTILSGKLTPAQSRNAAKNELYLVEGDSAGGSAKQGRDRTFQAILPLRGKVINTEKAKLQDIMKNEEISTIIHAIGAGVGTDFSVEDSAYDKVVIMTDADTDGAHIQVLLLTFFYRYMRPLIEAGKVFIALPPLYKVSKGTGKKEVLEYAWTENDLQQAIKKVGKGYILQRYKGLGEMNADQLWDTTMNPETRTLIRVTIEDGARAERRVTTLMGDKVEPRRKWIEANVDFGMEDDSNILDNEFIQQEEDQA, encoded by the coding sequence TTGGCGAATAAACAGTCACCAAGCGTCTATAATGATGACGCCATTCAAGTATTAGAAGGATTAGAAGCGGTACGAAAACGACCCGGCATGTATATCGGTTCTACAGATGGCCGTGGACTTCATCACCTAGTATATGAAATCGTAGATAATGCGGTAGATGAAGCACTGGCTGGCTTTGGTTCTCATATCATTGTCCATATTCATAAAGATCAAAGTATCAGCGTTCGAGACTTCGGCCGTGGAATGCCAACAGGTATGCATAAGATGGGTAAACCAACTCCTGAAATTATCTTTACCGTCCTACATGCAGGTGGTAAATTCGGACAAGGCGGCTATAAAACGAGCGGTGGCTTACATGGTGTAGGTTCTTCAGTTGTTAATGCGTTATCGTCTTTTTTAGAAGTAACGATTCACCGCGACGGTAAAAAGTATCGCCAACGTTTTGAAAACGGTGGCCATCCTGTGACCACGCTTGAAGAAATTGGACAAACAAAGCAGACAGGAACACTTGTCCATTTCCTACCAGATGACACAATTTTCTCTGTGACAAAATACAATTATGATACGCTTGCAGAACGTTTACGTGAGTCAGCATTTTTATTAAAAGGCTTAAAAATTGAGTTAATTGATGAACGCGAGGAAGGCAAAAGTGATGTTTTCTTTTATGAGAACGGCATTGAAGCTTTCGTTGCGTATTTGAATGAGGAGAAAGATGTACTCCATCCTGTAAAATATGTAGAAGGCATTCAAGACGATATTGAAGTAGAGTTCGCCTTCCAGTACAACGACGGCTATTCAGAAACAATCCTATCATTCGTTAACAATGTTCGTACGCGAGATGGCGGGACACATGAAACAGGCGCCAAAGCAGCGTTAACACGTGTTTTCAATGAATATGCTCGAAAAATTGGTCTGTTAAAAGAAAAAGATAAAAATCTTGAAGGGACAGATATTCGAGAGGGCTTAGCGGCGATTGTTTCTGTTCGTATACCAGAGCATTTACTACAATTCGAGGGTCAAACGAAGGGTAAGCTAGGGACGAGTGAGGCACGTTCAGCAGTAGATAGTGTCGTTTCAGAGCAAATTTTATATGTGCTTGAGGAAAACGCTGAATTATCTGCGTCTCTTGTGCGAAAAGCTATTCGTGCGCAGCAAGTACGTGAAGCGGCTCGTAAAGCGCGTGAAGATGCACGAAACGGCAAGAAAAGCAAAAAAAGCAGTACGATTCTTTCTGGAAAATTAACACCTGCACAATCTCGAAATGCGGCGAAAAACGAGCTGTATTTAGTCGAAGGTGACTCTGCAGGAGGCTCTGCAAAACAAGGGCGAGATCGTACGTTCCAAGCGATTTTACCATTGCGCGGTAAAGTTATTAATACGGAAAAAGCAAAGCTTCAGGATATTATGAAAAACGAGGAGATTTCAACGATTATCCATGCCATTGGTGCTGGCGTTGGAACAGATTTCTCTGTAGAGGATTCAGCCTATGATAAAGTCGTTATTATGACCGATGCCGATACAGATGGAGCGCATATTCAAGTGCTGCTACTAACGTTCTTCTATCGTTATATGCGACCATTAATTGAAGCTGGAAAGGTATTTATCGCATTACCACCTCTTTATAAAGTATCAAAGGGTACTGGTAAAAAAGAAGTGCTTGAATATGCTTGGACCGAAAACGATTTACAACAGGCGATTAAAAAAGTTGGAAAGGGTTACATATTACAGCGCTATAAAGGGCTTGGTGAGATGAATGCTGACCAGCTGTGGGATACGACAATGAACCCTGAAACGCGTACATTAATTCGTGTAACAATCGAGGATGGTGCACGTGCTGAAAGACGTGTGACAACATTAATGGGCGATAAAGTAGAACCACGTCGTAAATGGATCGAAGCTAATGTAGACTTCGGTATGGAGGATGATTCGAATATTTTAGACAATGAATTCATCCAACAAGAGGAGGACCAAGCATGA
- the metA gene encoding homoserine O-acetyltransferase MetA, whose translation MPINIPKNLPAGEHLREEKIFVMEEDRAKTQQIRPLNILIFNLMPEKEKTELQLLRLLGNTPLQVNITFLNTATHESKNVSKSHLQLFYTTFHQIRHRRYDGMIITGAPVEKMAFEDVNYWQEISEIMDWSKKNVTSVLHICWGAQAALYHHYGIGKIELPAKCSGVYSHVITDLTVDLVRGFSDLFTAPHSRFTSVSIEEVRNHPDLRLLSYSEDAGVFIVQSKDNKNIMITGHLEYDATTLADEYSRDVAKGLDINVPVNYFPNDDPGNEPINTWRAHTHLLFSNWLNYYVYQETPYEWDFVDQIEYHI comes from the coding sequence ATGCCAATTAATATTCCGAAAAACTTACCAGCTGGAGAACATTTACGTGAGGAAAAAATCTTCGTAATGGAAGAGGACAGAGCGAAAACTCAGCAAATTCGTCCGTTAAATATATTAATTTTCAATCTAATGCCGGAAAAAGAGAAAACAGAACTGCAATTACTACGTTTACTTGGTAATACACCGTTACAAGTCAATATTACATTTTTAAATACAGCTACGCACGAATCGAAAAATGTCAGTAAATCACACTTACAGTTATTTTACACGACCTTTCATCAAATTCGCCATCGCCGCTATGATGGTATGATTATAACGGGAGCGCCAGTTGAAAAAATGGCTTTTGAGGACGTGAACTACTGGCAGGAAATTTCAGAAATTATGGATTGGTCCAAGAAAAATGTAACATCGGTCCTTCATATATGTTGGGGTGCACAGGCAGCGTTATATCATCATTACGGTATCGGCAAAATTGAGCTTCCTGCTAAATGCTCAGGTGTATATTCTCATGTCATTACGGATTTAACAGTGGATTTAGTACGTGGTTTCAGTGATTTATTTACAGCTCCACATTCTCGTTTTACATCTGTTTCTATTGAGGAAGTACGCAACCATCCTGATTTACGATTACTCTCTTATTCAGAAGATGCTGGTGTTTTTATTGTGCAATCTAAGGACAATAAAAATATCATGATTACCGGCCACCTTGAATATGATGCGACAACTTTAGCTGATGAATATAGTCGGGATGTCGCGAAAGGATTAGATATTAATGTACCAGTGAATTACTTCCCAAATGATGATCCAGGAAATGAACCAATTAATACGTGGCGTGCCCATACGCATTTATTATTCTCGAATTGGTTGAATTACTATGTTTATCAAGAAACACCATACGAATGGGATTTTGTTGATCAAATTGAATATCATATTTAA
- a CDS encoding endospore germination permease, producing MMEKEIISSRQFMIITLLFSIGTAILIIPASVTSEAKQDAWIAAIIGVVLSLPIVKLFVALGNRTPTLTFVEANEKILGRFFGKFTTICFIIISLLSAGELLYFIEFFMKTEIMPETPTMAFAFMFSIIIIYAAFLGIEVFARSAEILFPIFILIFIFFVIFISPSIHIENLQPIMETPKKLVFFSMIRFISLFSFPLAVLLMIFPSAVNVQKSAQKGFYIGTIIGGIVLITIITLSILVLGPANTASRTFPSYSLAQRISIGNFLQRIEVIMAAMWIISIYIRTFMYFYASVIGIAQLFKIKNHRPLIFPLGMIILGLSQIVHPNNIHSDIYNRETWPIFSFIFMILLPLFLLLIAKIRKINGNQENTTQCNSSTQNESGSNNGNASQSDSNSNSENASQSDSSSKNGNSSQSQSSNNGGNASQSEISSNSENTSQNESSSNSGNASQSNSSSNSENASQSDSSSNSENSAQCQNSSNGGNASQSEISNNNENSAQSESSSNGGNSTQNESNCKSENTSQNESNSNGGNASQNESSSNSGNASQSESSSNNENASQSESSSNGENSTQNKSENDAGSATQNDSDTGNTPNSDKNKDSSEN from the coding sequence ATGATGGAAAAAGAAATAATTAGTTCAAGACAATTTATGATCATTACCCTTCTCTTTTCAATTGGTACAGCCATTTTAATTATCCCTGCAAGTGTAACAAGCGAAGCAAAGCAAGATGCATGGATTGCAGCTATCATTGGTGTCGTTTTAAGTTTGCCCATCGTAAAGCTTTTCGTTGCTTTAGGAAATAGAACACCCACCCTTACATTTGTAGAGGCTAATGAAAAGATATTAGGTCGTTTTTTCGGAAAATTTACTACAATTTGCTTTATTATTATATCCTTACTTTCTGCTGGTGAATTATTATATTTCATTGAATTTTTCATGAAAACGGAAATAATGCCTGAAACACCTACGATGGCCTTTGCATTTATGTTCAGTATTATCATTATTTATGCTGCATTTCTAGGAATTGAAGTTTTTGCTCGTTCTGCAGAAATACTATTTCCAATATTTATTTTAATTTTTATTTTCTTTGTAATTTTTATTTCACCATCCATCCATATTGAAAATTTACAGCCAATAATGGAAACACCAAAAAAATTAGTATTCTTTAGTATGATTCGATTTATAAGTCTTTTTTCATTCCCGCTTGCTGTATTATTAATGATTTTCCCTTCCGCAGTTAACGTCCAAAAATCTGCACAAAAAGGTTTTTACATTGGCACAATTATTGGAGGGATTGTCTTAATTACGATCATCACACTATCTATCCTTGTCCTAGGTCCGGCAAATACTGCTTCTAGGACATTTCCTAGCTATTCACTAGCTCAACGAATTTCAATCGGGAATTTTTTGCAGCGTATTGAAGTTATTATGGCAGCCATGTGGATTATATCAATTTATATTAGAACTTTTATGTATTTTTATGCTTCGGTTATCGGTATCGCACAATTATTTAAAATCAAAAATCATCGACCACTCATTTTTCCACTCGGCATGATTATCCTTGGACTTTCACAAATTGTTCATCCTAATAACATTCATTCAGATATTTACAATAGAGAAACATGGCCAATATTTTCCTTCATTTTCATGATTTTATTACCATTATTTTTACTACTTATCGCGAAGATTCGCAAAATTAATGGTAATCAAGAAAATACTACACAATGTAATAGTAGTACACAAAATGAAAGTGGTAGTAATAACGGAAATGCTTCTCAAAGTGATAGTAATAGTAATAGCGAAAATGCCTCACAAAGTGACAGTAGTAGCAAAAATGGAAATTCTTCTCAGAGTCAAAGTAGCAACAATGGCGGAAATGCTTCTCAAAGTGAAATTAGTAGCAATAGCGAAAATACTTCTCAAAATGAAAGTAGCAGCAATAGCGGAAATGCTTCTCAAAGTAATAGTAGTAGCAATAGCGAAAATGCCTCACAAAGTGACAGTAGTAGCAATAGCGAAAATTCTGCTCAATGTCAAAATAGCAGTAATGGCGGAAATGCTTCTCAAAGTGAAATTAGTAACAATAACGAAAATTCTGCTCAAAGTGAAAGTAGCAGTAATGGCGGAAATTCTACTCAAAATGAAAGTAACTGCAAGAGCGAAAATACTTCTCAAAATGAAAGTAACAGCAATGGCGGAAATGCTTCTCAAAATGAAAGTAGCAGCAATAGCGGAAATGCTTCTCAAAGTGAAAGTAGTAGCAATAACGAAAACGCTTCTCAAAGTGAAAGTAGCAGTAATGGCGAAAATTCTACTCAAAATAAAAGTGAAAACGATGCCGGCAGTGCTACACAGAATGATAGCGATACTGGAAATACTCCAAACAGTGATAAAAATAAAGATTCGTCGGAAAATTAA
- a CDS encoding Ger(x)C family spore germination protein: MAKFKAICLLMILTLLLSGCWSKRELNELAIVVGLGIDKVDNEFEITVQVVDPSEISSKQPSSGRSPVITYQSKGATVFEAIRKMTTVTARKLYFSHLQIVVLGDELAKEGISEPLDLISRDHEFRNDFDVIVAHDATAEEVLNVLTPIEKVPANKMLNSLKTSEKTWGTTQSIKIDELINTLNNKETSIVMSAIEILGDKNVGMEQMNVKRSKSPVQLKYTGLAVFKEDKLIGLLTEDESRSLGFIKDKIESTIEILACPKGGTLSTEITHSKTKIKGEFKNGAPKINVVIDVNQNVGEVECNIDLTKEKSIKYVNKKTEELIKKRIEETIKTVQQNYRVDVFGFGAALHRKNPKEWKKIKKEWLTIFQELPVKVEVHVNTQGLGTMENSLVNKSKGE, translated from the coding sequence ATGGCAAAATTTAAGGCAATATGTTTACTAATGATTCTTACTTTACTTTTAAGTGGTTGCTGGAGTAAGCGTGAACTCAATGAATTAGCAATTGTCGTAGGACTAGGAATAGATAAAGTAGATAATGAATTTGAAATAACTGTCCAAGTCGTGGATCCTAGTGAAATTTCCTCAAAACAGCCTTCTTCGGGACGATCACCCGTTATTACCTATCAGTCAAAAGGTGCAACGGTCTTTGAGGCCATTAGAAAAATGACAACAGTAACAGCTAGAAAACTTTATTTTTCTCATCTTCAAATAGTTGTACTAGGTGATGAATTGGCAAAAGAAGGAATTAGTGAACCATTAGATTTGATTTCAAGAGATCATGAATTCAGAAATGATTTCGATGTCATCGTTGCTCATGACGCGACTGCCGAAGAAGTTTTAAATGTATTAACACCTATCGAAAAAGTACCAGCTAATAAAATGCTAAATTCTCTTAAAACGTCAGAGAAAACTTGGGGTACAACCCAATCCATTAAAATTGATGAATTAATCAATACTTTAAATAACAAAGAAACAAGTATCGTCATGTCTGCTATCGAAATCCTGGGGGATAAAAATGTTGGAATGGAGCAAATGAATGTTAAAAGATCGAAATCTCCTGTGCAATTGAAGTATACGGGCTTAGCTGTTTTTAAAGAAGATAAACTCATTGGGCTTTTGACGGAAGATGAGAGTAGAAGCCTAGGTTTTATAAAGGACAAAATAGAAAGTACAATTGAAATTCTTGCTTGCCCTAAGGGAGGTACGCTGTCAACAGAAATTACACATTCAAAGACGAAAATAAAAGGTGAATTTAAAAATGGAGCTCCTAAAATCAATGTTGTTATAGATGTTAACCAAAATGTCGGAGAAGTTGAATGTAATATAGACCTTACTAAAGAAAAATCGATTAAATACGTCAATAAAAAAACAGAAGAACTTATTAAAAAACGAATCGAAGAAACTATCAAGACAGTTCAGCAAAATTACCGGGTTGATGTTTTTGGATTTGGTGCAGCACTTCACCGCAAAAATCCCAAAGAGTGGAAAAAAATAAAAAAAGAATGGCTAACCATATTTCAAGAGCTACCAGTTAAAGTTGAAGTACATGTGAACACACAAGGATTAGGGACGATGGAAAACTCATTAGTGAATAAGTCGAAGGGAGAATAA
- the parC gene encoding DNA topoisomerase IV subunit A, translating into MSSTEKFQDLPLEEVMGDRFGRYSKYIIQDRALPDARDGLKPVQRRILYAMFTEGNTNEKPFRKSAKTVGNVIGNYHPHGDSSVYEAMVRMSQDWKARHMLIEMHGNNGSVDGDPPAAMRYTEARLSAIAAEMLRDIGKETVEFVPNFDDQDMEPTVLPARFPNLLVNGSTGISAGYATDIPPHALDEVLDGVLMRLDNPNTTVDELMTVIKGPDFPTGGIIQGVDGIKKAYETGRGKIIVRAQAVIEPIKGGKEQIVITELPYDVNKANLVKKIDEQRVDKRLEGIAEIRDESDRTGLRVVIELKKDVPGQGILYYLFKTTDLQVAYNFNMIAIYNRRPTMMTLPLLLDSYIAHQKEVVTNRSIYDLQKAKDRSHIVEGLIKALSILDEVIATIRSSNDKRDAKTNLQVKFDFTEVQSEAIVSLQLYRLTNTDITELRNEQDELNKLIAKLEGILNSEAKLVRVIKQELLDIKKRFTEPRRSKIEQEIEEIKITLDVLVPSEEVVVTVTKDGYIKRTSTRSHAASNGQDFAMKDSDYLLYEANLNTQHHLLLFTNRGNYIYQPVHELPDIRWKDLGQHISSIVPTGEDESIIAVYGFETFEQANTYILTATKDGQIKRSSLADYAVTRYSKPIKTMNVKSGDEMIFADFVTDEAELLLTTDTAYAIRFPMEELPVTGVKTGGVKGITLKEGEALVGVNVLQPSDTEYVVIVTQRGAVKKMNVAEVELTSRAKRGLKVLTELKANPHRIVDVVKATNDEQLIIETEKGVQEIIDVQALTRADRHSNGSFKVDIATDGAISHVLTAKKEEK; encoded by the coding sequence ATGAGTAGTACGGAAAAGTTTCAAGATTTACCTTTAGAAGAAGTAATGGGTGACCGCTTTGGTCGCTATAGTAAATATATTATTCAAGACCGCGCGTTGCCTGATGCACGTGACGGTCTTAAGCCTGTGCAACGACGTATTTTATATGCGATGTTTACAGAGGGCAATACGAACGAAAAACCATTTCGTAAATCAGCAAAAACAGTCGGTAATGTAATTGGTAACTATCATCCGCATGGTGATAGCTCGGTATATGAAGCAATGGTCCGCATGAGTCAGGATTGGAAGGCGCGCCATATGCTCATTGAAATGCATGGTAATAATGGCTCTGTTGATGGTGACCCACCGGCAGCGATGCGTTATACAGAGGCAAGACTTTCTGCGATTGCAGCGGAGATGCTACGAGATATTGGTAAGGAAACCGTAGAATTTGTGCCAAACTTTGATGATCAGGATATGGAGCCAACTGTTTTACCTGCTCGTTTCCCAAATTTACTAGTAAACGGCTCTACAGGTATTTCAGCTGGTTATGCCACAGACATCCCTCCTCACGCACTAGATGAGGTGCTAGACGGTGTTCTTATGCGCTTAGATAACCCAAATACCACTGTTGATGAATTAATGACCGTTATTAAAGGACCTGATTTCCCAACTGGTGGTATTATTCAAGGTGTCGATGGCATTAAAAAAGCGTATGAGACAGGACGAGGCAAAATCATTGTCCGTGCTCAAGCAGTCATTGAGCCAATTAAAGGTGGAAAAGAGCAAATCGTTATTACGGAATTGCCGTATGATGTTAATAAAGCAAATCTAGTAAAGAAAATTGATGAGCAGCGTGTGGATAAACGACTTGAAGGAATTGCGGAAATTCGTGATGAATCGGATCGTACAGGCTTACGTGTTGTTATTGAGTTGAAAAAAGATGTTCCTGGGCAAGGTATTTTATATTACTTGTTCAAAACAACTGATTTACAAGTAGCTTATAATTTTAATATGATTGCGATCTATAATCGTCGTCCGACAATGATGACATTACCGTTATTACTGGATTCTTATATTGCCCATCAAAAGGAAGTTGTGACGAACCGCTCCATCTATGATTTGCAAAAGGCTAAAGATCGTTCGCATATTGTTGAAGGCTTGATTAAGGCGCTGTCCATTTTAGATGAAGTTATTGCAACGATTCGTTCTTCAAATGATAAACGAGATGCGAAAACGAATTTACAGGTTAAGTTTGACTTTACAGAAGTGCAATCAGAGGCAATTGTTAGCCTGCAATTATACCGTTTAACAAATACAGATATAACGGAGCTTCGCAATGAACAGGACGAATTAAATAAACTCATTGCCAAGCTTGAAGGTATTCTTAATAGTGAAGCAAAACTTGTACGTGTCATTAAACAAGAATTGCTCGACATTAAAAAGCGCTTTACAGAACCACGTCGTTCGAAAATTGAACAAGAAATTGAAGAAATCAAAATTACATTAGATGTCCTTGTCCCAAGTGAAGAAGTCGTAGTGACTGTCACAAAGGATGGCTATATTAAGCGTACATCTACACGTTCGCATGCAGCCTCGAATGGTCAGGATTTTGCGATGAAGGATTCCGATTATTTATTGTATGAAGCAAACTTAAATACGCAGCATCATCTACTGCTATTCACTAATCGAGGCAATTATATTTATCAGCCTGTCCATGAGCTACCAGATATTCGTTGGAAGGATCTTGGTCAGCATATTTCAAGTATTGTGCCGACTGGAGAAGATGAATCTATTATTGCTGTGTACGGTTTTGAGACATTCGAACAGGCGAATACGTATATCTTAACGGCTACAAAAGATGGCCAAATTAAACGCTCATCTCTAGCAGATTATGCCGTAACACGTTATTCGAAGCCAATTAAAACGATGAATGTCAAGTCAGGCGATGAAATGATATTTGCGGATTTCGTGACAGACGAAGCCGAATTATTATTAACGACAGATACAGCCTATGCAATCCGCTTCCCAATGGAGGAATTACCAGTAACAGGCGTAAAAACAGGCGGCGTCAAAGGGATTACACTGAAAGAAGGAGAAGCCTTAGTCGGTGTCAATGTCTTACAGCCTAGTGATACTGAATATGTTGTGATTGTGACACAGCGTGGCGCTGTGAAGAAAATGAATGTAGCCGAGGTAGAGTTAACTAGTCGTGCGAAACGCGGCTTAAAAGTGTTAACAGAGTTAAAAGCGAATCCACATCGTATCGTGGATGTAGTCAAGGCTACTAATGACGAACAGCTGATCATCGAAACAGAAAAAGGTGTGCAAGAGATTATTGATGTCCAAGCATTGACTCGAGCAGATCGCCATTCAAACGGCTCCTTTAAAGTGGATATCGCGACAGACGGTGCTATTTCACATGTATTAACGGCCAAAAAAGAAGAAAAATAA
- the plsY gene encoding glycerol-3-phosphate 1-O-acyltransferase PlsY, giving the protein MLNGLIIILCAYLIGSIPSGLWIGKIFYKTDIREHGSGNLGATNTFRILGKKAGIVVTIMDVLKGTAAVLLAALPVFSEVSIHSLILGLVAVIGHMFPIFAGFRGGKAVATSAGVLLGYSWPLFVLLFIAFIITLKITKMVSLTSMIAALVALIYSIVYYFVTGDFALSILVACLFTFIIYRHRANIVRIKNGTEPKVKWL; this is encoded by the coding sequence ATGCTAAATGGACTTATTATTATTTTATGTGCGTATTTAATCGGCTCTATACCTTCTGGATTATGGATAGGCAAAATTTTTTATAAAACAGATATACGTGAACATGGGAGCGGTAATTTAGGTGCGACGAATACATTCCGTATTTTAGGAAAAAAAGCAGGAATAGTAGTAACGATTATGGATGTTTTAAAAGGTACAGCAGCCGTATTACTCGCAGCTCTTCCTGTCTTCTCTGAAGTATCCATTCACTCATTAATTCTTGGTCTTGTAGCGGTGATTGGTCATATGTTCCCTATCTTTGCAGGTTTCCGTGGAGGTAAAGCTGTGGCAACATCAGCAGGAGTGCTGTTAGGATATTCATGGCCTCTATTTGTCTTATTATTTATTGCTTTTATTATAACATTAAAAATAACGAAAATGGTCAGCTTAACTTCCATGATTGCCGCTTTAGTAGCACTTATTTATTCAATCGTTTATTATTTTGTTACAGGTGATTTTGCGTTAAGTATTTTAGTAGCATGTTTATTTACTTTTATCATTTATCGTCACCGAGCGAATATTGTCCGCATTAAAAATGGTACCGAACCAAAGGTGAAATGGCTGTAA
- a CDS encoding spore germination protein, whose amino-acid sequence MSISKISDTSQNNDQLYTSLSQNLKMIKNTLGNSNDLVIREITIGKAEKYTLAIIYVDGLSDKISISNAVIDKLMLEIEDNQDSEIEKIIRYLRDSCLTVGDVNDIFNFSALYNSILNGDTVILLDESSTGIVTSTKGAKDRAVMEPSTESVIRGPREAFTETLRTNTALIRRKIKSPNLWIKSRIVGEVTKTEVAVMYVNGIANDKIVAEVLARLDRINIDGILESGYIEDFIQDSKHTIFPTVYNSERPDVIAGELLDGKIAILVDGSPFVLIVPALFTSFLQSAEDYYQHWMISSLVRLLRFFGIGLALVAPSLYVAITTFHQEMLPTPMLISIASQREGVPFPAVVEALIMEIAFEVLREAGLRMPRTIGPAVSIVGTLVIGQAAVEAGVVSAVMVIIVALTAICSFLFPAYGLSNTVRALRFPLMIVAAIVGLFGVMFGLMIIVLHLCSLRTFGVPYLSPFGPLILKDQKDALVLFPRRALLTRPRLISQKNTVRGHKYFNTKKRNQTNV is encoded by the coding sequence ATGTCTATTTCAAAAATTAGTGATACCTCCCAAAACAACGACCAACTATATACTTCTCTTTCTCAAAATTTGAAGATGATTAAAAACACACTCGGGAATAGTAATGACCTTGTTATACGAGAAATTACCATTGGAAAAGCTGAAAAATATACGCTAGCGATTATCTATGTAGATGGCTTATCCGATAAAATAAGCATTTCTAATGCTGTGATTGATAAACTAATGCTTGAAATTGAAGATAATCAGGATTCAGAAATAGAAAAAATTATTCGATATTTAAGAGATTCTTGTTTAACAGTCGGCGATGTTAATGATATTTTCAATTTTTCAGCACTGTACAATTCTATTTTGAATGGTGATACGGTCATCTTATTAGATGAATCTTCAACTGGTATCGTGACAAGTACAAAAGGTGCAAAAGATAGAGCCGTTATGGAGCCATCAACAGAATCGGTCATTAGAGGTCCAAGGGAAGCCTTTACGGAAACGTTACGTACTAACACGGCCCTGATCCGTCGAAAAATTAAAAGTCCAAATCTCTGGATTAAGTCCCGGATTGTCGGTGAAGTAACAAAAACGGAAGTTGCTGTTATGTATGTAAATGGCATTGCAAATGACAAAATAGTAGCAGAGGTTCTTGCCCGATTAGATCGTATTAATATTGATGGTATTTTAGAAAGCGGCTACATCGAAGATTTTATTCAAGATTCTAAACACACGATATTCCCTACTGTTTATAATTCGGAACGGCCAGATGTTATTGCTGGTGAACTATTAGACGGTAAAATTGCTATTTTAGTGGATGGTTCACCGTTTGTCCTAATTGTACCGGCCTTATTTACATCCTTTTTACAGTCTGCTGAAGATTATTATCAGCATTGGATGATTAGCTCTCTTGTACGCTTATTGAGATTTTTTGGAATTGGCTTAGCCCTGGTGGCGCCATCGCTTTACGTAGCGATCACCACCTTCCATCAAGAAATGCTTCCAACTCCTATGCTAATAAGTATTGCATCTCAACGAGAAGGCGTCCCCTTCCCTGCCGTTGTCGAGGCACTCATCATGGAGATTGCCTTTGAGGTGTTAAGAGAAGCAGGTCTTCGAATGCCAAGAACCATTGGACCAGCCGTATCCATTGTTGGAACATTAGTGATCGGTCAAGCTGCCGTAGAAGCAGGAGTTGTATCAGCCGTAATGGTCATTATTGTGGCATTAACAGCCATTTGTAGCTTCTTGTTCCCTGCTTATGGCTTATCCAATACAGTTCGTGCTCTTCGTTTCCCATTAATGATTGTAGCAGCAATCGTTGGATTGTTTGGTGTAATGTTTGGCCTTATGATCATCGTCCTACACTTATGCAGCCTACGAACTTTCGGTGTTCCATATTTAAGTCCATTCGGTCCGTTAATTCTAAAGGATCAAAAAGATGCACTAGTGTTGTTCCCGCGTAGAGCTTTATTGACTCGACCACGCTTAATTAGTCAAAAAAATACTGTCAGAGGTCATAAATATTTTAATACGAAAAAAAGGAATCAAACGAATGTGTAA